The proteins below come from a single Gordonia pseudamarae genomic window:
- the fmt gene encoding methionyl-tRNA formyltransferase yields the protein MRVVFAGTPEVAVPTLRRLLESEHEVVGVISRPDAVSGRGRKVSRSPVALSADEAGVEVFQPRRLSDDGVADKLGEWNPDVAVVVAYGGLVPPALLQLPEHGWINLHFSVLPAWRGAAPVQASIAAGDEFAGATTFLLEEGLDTGPVFGVITERIKPTDTSGDLLSRLADAGSALVVTTLDGLAAGVLIPAEQSLDGVSHAPKVTVDDARIRWDRPAHIVDRLIRAHTPAPGAWTTLDEVRVKLGPPREIAEPDDDRPTLSPGELRVTKRDVFVGTAGRPLRLGTVQPPGKKPMPAADWARGARLTDGQVLG from the coding sequence ATGAGAGTTGTGTTCGCCGGTACGCCGGAGGTGGCCGTGCCCACATTGCGTCGGCTGCTGGAGTCCGAACACGAGGTCGTCGGGGTGATCTCACGTCCCGACGCCGTCTCGGGCCGGGGACGTAAGGTGTCGCGGTCTCCGGTCGCACTGTCCGCCGATGAGGCCGGTGTCGAGGTGTTCCAGCCCCGGAGACTGTCCGACGACGGAGTCGCCGACAAACTCGGTGAGTGGAATCCGGACGTGGCAGTGGTCGTCGCCTATGGCGGTCTGGTGCCGCCGGCCTTGCTACAGCTGCCCGAACACGGCTGGATCAACCTGCACTTCTCGGTCCTGCCGGCCTGGCGCGGCGCCGCACCCGTGCAGGCGTCGATCGCCGCCGGTGACGAATTTGCCGGGGCCACAACCTTTCTCCTCGAAGAGGGGCTCGACACCGGACCGGTGTTCGGGGTGATCACCGAACGCATCAAGCCCACCGACACCAGTGGCGACCTGCTGTCCAGGCTCGCCGATGCGGGCTCTGCGCTGGTCGTCACCACGCTCGACGGGCTCGCCGCGGGCGTACTCATACCGGCCGAGCAGTCGCTCGACGGGGTGTCCCATGCGCCGAAGGTGACCGTCGACGACGCCCGGATCCGGTGGGACCGGCCCGCGCACATCGTCGACAGGCTCATCCGCGCCCACACTCCGGCGCCCGGCGCGTGGACCACTCTGGACGAGGTCCGTGTCAAGCTGGGTCCACCCCGGGAGATCGCCGAACCCGACGACGACCGGCCGACGCTGTCACCCGGCGAACTGCGCGTCACCAAACGCGACGTGTTCGTCGGAACGGCGGGCAGACCGTTGCGGCTCGGCACGGTTCAGCCGCCGGGCAAGAAGCCGATGCCCGCCGCCGATTGGGCACGCGGAGCCAGACTGACCGACGGGCAGGTATTGGGATGA
- a CDS encoding primosomal protein N', with protein MLGLAHLDRPFDYLVDAVDDGTAVVGARVRIRFAGRLVDGFILERRADSDHVGTLSYLDRVVSAEPVLTPDLAALTRAVADRYAGTMSDVVRLAIPPRHARTEARAADDVPAPPDPPDLAGWSPYQHADSFIAALTAGAGSRPHAVWQALPGEHAAQRIAELVAAVAAAGRGAIVVVPDQRDLDRLVAACEPLLGERCVSLAAGLGPSTRYRRWLAALRGTAPVVIGTRSAVFAPVPNLGLVVVWDDGDDSLAEPRAPYPHPREVAVLRAHQQRCGFLVGGFARTAEAQALVDSGWAHDLFADRPAVRSRMPRVQALSDSDSRVMRDPLAHSARIPELAFVSARRAIAADLPVLFSVPRRGYLPSLACAQCRTHVRCRACHGPVQLDQHGYGPGEVLTCRWCGRAERAFRCVECGGRRVRALVTGARRTAEELGRAFAGVPVVTSGGSATVDVIEPGPRVVVSTPGVEPVAPGGYGAAVILDTWAYLDRADLRAAEIAVRRWLAIGALVRPHGEGGELVLVADAGIRAVQAVVRWDPVGFAALELGQRAELGFPPAVTMASVDGLAADVTRFTDLIDMPAGADLLGPVPLPPGVRPPAGLADTGAAGAFDDESAAIERVLVRVDRRDGRALATALTEAQKRRNTRHEDGPIRVQVDPQAIG; from the coding sequence ATGTTGGGCCTGGCACATCTGGACCGGCCTTTCGACTATCTGGTCGACGCCGTCGACGACGGGACCGCTGTGGTCGGGGCGCGGGTGCGAATCCGGTTCGCGGGCAGACTGGTCGACGGTTTCATCCTCGAGCGCCGGGCCGACAGCGACCACGTGGGGACGTTGTCGTACCTGGATCGGGTGGTCTCGGCCGAACCCGTGCTGACCCCCGACCTGGCGGCGCTCACGCGGGCGGTGGCCGACCGGTACGCCGGAACGATGTCGGACGTGGTGCGGTTGGCGATCCCACCGCGACACGCGCGTACCGAGGCGCGTGCGGCCGATGACGTCCCCGCCCCGCCCGATCCGCCGGACCTGGCGGGGTGGTCGCCCTATCAGCATGCCGACTCGTTCATCGCGGCGCTGACCGCCGGCGCCGGCAGCCGGCCTCACGCCGTGTGGCAGGCGCTGCCGGGGGAGCATGCGGCCCAACGGATAGCCGAACTCGTCGCGGCCGTCGCCGCCGCCGGGCGCGGCGCGATCGTCGTGGTTCCCGACCAGCGTGATCTCGACCGGCTGGTGGCGGCGTGTGAACCGCTGTTGGGTGAGCGGTGTGTCAGCCTCGCCGCGGGGCTGGGTCCCTCGACCCGATACCGCCGTTGGCTGGCCGCGCTGCGGGGCACGGCGCCGGTGGTCATCGGCACCCGCAGTGCGGTGTTCGCGCCGGTGCCGAACCTGGGCCTGGTGGTGGTGTGGGACGACGGCGACGACAGTCTGGCCGAACCACGCGCACCGTATCCGCATCCGCGCGAGGTGGCGGTTCTGCGGGCCCATCAACAGCGGTGCGGTTTCCTGGTCGGTGGCTTCGCCCGTACCGCCGAGGCCCAGGCACTGGTCGACTCGGGCTGGGCGCATGACCTGTTCGCCGACCGTCCGGCGGTGCGGTCGAGGATGCCGCGGGTACAGGCGCTCTCGGATTCGGACTCCCGCGTGATGCGGGACCCGCTGGCACATTCGGCCCGTATCCCCGAACTCGCCTTCGTCTCGGCCCGCCGCGCGATCGCCGCGGACCTGCCGGTGCTGTTCAGTGTGCCGCGGCGCGGCTACCTGCCGTCACTGGCGTGCGCGCAGTGCCGGACACATGTGCGGTGCCGCGCCTGTCATGGCCCGGTCCAGCTCGATCAGCACGGCTACGGTCCCGGTGAGGTCCTGACCTGCCGTTGGTGCGGGCGGGCCGAACGCGCGTTCCGGTGCGTCGAATGCGGCGGGCGGCGGGTGCGGGCACTGGTCACCGGTGCCCGGCGGACCGCCGAAGAACTCGGCCGAGCCTTCGCCGGGGTGCCGGTGGTCACCTCGGGCGGCAGCGCGACGGTCGATGTCATCGAGCCGGGCCCGCGGGTGGTGGTGTCGACGCCGGGGGTGGAACCGGTGGCGCCCGGCGGCTACGGCGCGGCCGTGATCCTGGACACCTGGGCATACCTTGACCGCGCCGACCTGCGCGCGGCGGAGATCGCGGTGCGCAGGTGGCTGGCGATCGGGGCCCTGGTCCGGCCGCACGGTGAGGGCGGGGAACTGGTCCTGGTGGCCGATGCGGGCATCCGGGCGGTGCAGGCGGTGGTGCGCTGGGACCCGGTGGGCTTCGCGGCGCTCGAACTCGGGCAGCGTGCCGAGCTGGGTTTTCCGCCGGCGGTGACGATGGCGTCGGTCGATGGTCTTGCCGCCGACGTCACCCGATTCACCGATCTGATCGACATGCCCGCCGGCGCCGATCTGCTGGGACCGGTCCCGCTGCCCCCGGGCGTGCGGCCGCCGGCGGGTCTGGCCGACACCGGTGCCGCGGGCGCGTTCGATGACGAATCGGCGGCGATCGAGCGGGTGCTGGTGCGGGTCGATCGCCGCGACGGGCGCGCATTGGCGACCGCGCTCACCGAGGCGCAGAAGCGGCGCAACACCCGACACGAGGACGGACCGATCCGGGTGCAGGTCGACCCGCAGGCCATCGGATAG
- the metK gene encoding methionine adenosyltransferase — protein sequence MTTSSRLFTSESVTEGHPDKICDAISDSILDAILAEDPKARVAVETLVTTGQVHVAGEVTTDAYVDIPGIVRAKILDIGYDSSTKGFDGASCGVNVAIGAQSPDIAGGVFNSHESRTGISEDEIDSQGAGDQGLMFGYATDETPELMPLPIALAHRLSRRLTEVRKTGVLPYLRPDGKTQVTIEYDGDKPVRLDTVVLSTQHAADIHLDNMLSPDIKREVVDVVLAAGDLPDLDTSDVRLLVNPTGKFVLGGPMGDAGLTGRKIIVDTYGGMARHGGGAFSGKDPSKVDRSAAYAMRWVAKNAVAAGLAKRIEVQVAYAIGKAAPVGLFVETFGTHTVDEELIQKAIGEVFDLRPLAIIRDLDLLRPIYGPTAAYGHFGRTDVELPWESTDRAEKLRAAAGL from the coding sequence ATGACCACATCGTCGCGCCTGTTCACCAGTGAGTCCGTCACCGAAGGGCACCCCGACAAGATCTGTGACGCGATCAGCGACTCGATCCTCGATGCCATCCTCGCCGAGGATCCCAAGGCCCGCGTGGCGGTGGAAACGCTCGTGACCACCGGCCAGGTGCACGTCGCCGGCGAGGTCACCACCGACGCCTACGTCGACATCCCGGGCATCGTGCGGGCCAAGATCCTCGACATCGGCTACGACTCGTCCACCAAGGGCTTTGACGGTGCCTCGTGCGGGGTGAATGTCGCCATCGGCGCACAGTCACCCGACATCGCCGGCGGTGTGTTCAACTCGCACGAGAGCCGGACCGGGATCTCCGAGGACGAGATCGACAGTCAGGGCGCCGGTGACCAGGGCCTGATGTTCGGTTACGCCACCGACGAGACCCCCGAGCTGATGCCGCTGCCGATCGCGCTGGCCCATCGTCTGTCCCGCCGCCTCACCGAGGTGCGCAAGACCGGCGTGCTGCCGTACCTGCGTCCCGACGGCAAGACCCAGGTCACCATCGAGTACGACGGCGACAAGCCGGTCCGCCTCGACACCGTGGTGCTCTCCACCCAGCACGCCGCCGACATCCACCTCGACAACATGCTGAGCCCCGACATTAAGCGGGAGGTCGTGGACGTGGTGCTCGCCGCCGGCGATCTGCCCGATCTCGACACCTCCGACGTGCGGCTGCTGGTCAACCCGACCGGCAAGTTCGTGCTCGGCGGGCCGATGGGCGATGCGGGCCTGACCGGCCGCAAGATCATCGTCGACACCTACGGCGGCATGGCCCGTCACGGCGGCGGTGCCTTCTCCGGCAAGGATCCCTCAAAGGTCGACCGCAGCGCCGCCTACGCGATGCGCTGGGTCGCCAAGAACGCCGTCGCGGCGGGACTGGCCAAGCGCATCGAGGTGCAGGTTGCCTACGCCATCGGCAAGGCCGCCCCGGTGGGTCTGTTCGTGGAGACCTTCGGTACCCACACCGTCGATGAGGAACTGATCCAGAAGGCCATCGGGGAGGTGTTCGATCTGCGTCCGCTCGCGATCATCCGCGATCTGGACCTGCTGCGCCCCATCTACGGACCCACCGCCGCCTACGGCCACTTCGGCCGCACCGACGTCGAGCTTCCGTGGGAGAGCACCGACCGCGCCGAAAAGCTGCGCGCCGCAGCGGGGCTGTAA
- the coaBC gene encoding bifunctional phosphopantothenoylcysteine decarboxylase/phosphopantothenate--cysteine ligase CoaBC translates to MTASTGRRRILVGVGGGIAAYKVCSVIRHFTEAGDDVHVVPTRAALNFVGAATFEALSGNPVRTEVFEDVDQVAHVKLGQQADLVIIAPATADLMARAAAGRADDLLTASLLTARCPVLFVPAMHTEMWQHPATRNNVAALRSFGSTVMRPASGRLTGRDSGAGRLPDPQEIALVGELLLDSPGALPYDLHGVRMLISAGGTREPLDPVRYLGNLSSGKQGYALARVASQRGAQVTVVAGATAEPGDPAGVEIVRIAQATQLAEEMTTRAADADVVIMSAAVADFRPVAVSGSKIKKGAQGPAPIELTTNPDILRSLVQARDNGHIHSSTVIVGFAAETGDETGGVLDHGRAKLRRKGCDLLVVNAVGDGKAFGTEDNTGWLLSSDGSETALPLGSKSLMASRILDEVRTLVSDG, encoded by the coding sequence ATGACCGCATCGACTGGCCGCCGCCGCATCCTTGTCGGTGTGGGCGGCGGCATTGCCGCATACAAGGTGTGTTCGGTCATCCGGCACTTCACCGAAGCCGGCGATGACGTTCACGTCGTGCCCACCCGCGCCGCGCTCAATTTCGTCGGCGCGGCCACCTTCGAGGCGCTCAGCGGCAATCCCGTGCGTACCGAGGTGTTCGAGGACGTCGATCAGGTGGCGCACGTCAAGCTGGGGCAGCAGGCCGATCTGGTGATCATCGCGCCCGCCACCGCCGACCTGATGGCGCGTGCGGCGGCCGGCCGCGCCGACGACCTGCTCACCGCGTCGTTGCTCACCGCCCGGTGTCCGGTGCTGTTCGTACCCGCGATGCACACCGAGATGTGGCAGCATCCGGCCACCCGGAACAACGTGGCCGCGCTGCGATCGTTCGGCTCGACGGTGATGCGCCCGGCCTCCGGCAGGCTCACCGGCCGCGACTCGGGGGCGGGCCGGCTGCCCGACCCTCAGGAGATCGCCCTCGTCGGCGAACTGCTTCTCGACAGCCCCGGTGCCCTGCCGTACGACCTGCACGGGGTGCGGATGCTCATCAGCGCCGGAGGCACCCGCGAACCGCTCGACCCGGTCCGCTACCTCGGCAACCTCAGTTCCGGCAAGCAGGGCTACGCGCTGGCCCGCGTCGCATCGCAGCGCGGTGCGCAGGTCACCGTCGTGGCCGGTGCCACCGCAGAACCGGGTGATCCGGCCGGTGTCGAGATCGTCCGCATCGCGCAGGCCACCCAGCTCGCCGAGGAGATGACCACACGTGCCGCCGACGCCGACGTGGTGATCATGTCGGCCGCGGTCGCCGATTTCCGTCCCGTGGCGGTGTCGGGTTCGAAGATCAAGAAGGGGGCGCAGGGTCCGGCCCCGATCGAGCTGACCACCAACCCCGACATCCTGCGGTCATTGGTGCAGGCGCGTGACAATGGCCACATCCACTCGTCCACGGTGATCGTCGGTTTTGCCGCCGAGACCGGCGATGAGACCGGCGGTGTGCTGGACCACGGCCGCGCCAAGCTGCGCCGCAAGGGCTGTGACCTGCTCGTGGTCAACGCGGTCGGCGACGGCAAGGCCTTCGGCACCGAGGACAACACGGGCTGGCTGCTCTCCTCCGACGGCAGCGAGACCGCGCTGCCGCTGGGTTCCAAATCGCTCATGGCGAGTCGAATACTTGACGAGGTGCGCACCCTCGTATCTGATGGTTGA
- the rpoZ gene encoding DNA-directed RNA polymerase subunit omega yields the protein MSTQTDFELTAVEDAPAYDTPLGITNPPIDELLERASSKYALVIYAAKRARQINDYYNQLGDGILEYVGPLVEPGQQEKPLSIAMREIHSDLLEHTEGE from the coding sequence GTGAGCACCCAGACAGATTTCGAACTGACCGCCGTCGAGGATGCGCCCGCGTACGACACCCCCCTGGGCATCACCAACCCGCCCATCGACGAGCTGCTCGAACGCGCCTCGTCGAAGTACGCACTGGTGATCTACGCGGCTAAGCGAGCACGGCAGATCAACGACTACTACAACCAGCTCGGCGACGGCATCCTCGAATACGTCGGTCCGCTCGTGGAGCCGGGCCAGCAGGAAAAGCCGTTGTCGATCGCCATGCGTGAGATCCACTCGGATCTGCTCGAACACACCGAAGGCGAATAG